The uncultured Celeribacter sp. genome includes the window CGACACAGACAGCCCTACGACGCAGACAATGGGATCAGATCCAGCCCGCCAGGTCGCGCTGGATTTGACCGACCAGAGCGTCGATATGCTTGGGGTCATCGTTCAGGCAGGGCACGTAGAGGAAATCCTCACCCCCGGCATGTTCAAAGCTCTCGCGAATCTCTTCGTTGATTTCTTCCAGTGTCTCGATGCAATCGGCTGAAAAGGCGGGGGAACAGACGGCAATGCTTTTGTTGCCAGCCTGCGCCTGACGGGCGACCTCTTCGACAGTGTAGGGCTGAAGCCATTCTTCGGGGCCGAATTTCGACTGGAATGTCGTCATGATCTGGCTGTCGTCCCAGCCCAGGCGTTCTTTCAGAAGTCGCGTGGTCTTGTGACACTGGCAATGGTAAGGATCGCCGCCCTCTTTCAGATAACGCTCGGGCAGGCCGTGATAGGAACAGATCAGGATGTCCGGCGTCTTGTCCGACCCGGCGTAGGCGCGCTGCACCGAATCAGCGAGCGCGTCGATATAGGCCGGGTCATCGAAATAGGGAGCCACCGTGCGGGATGCGGGTTGCCAGTTTTCTTCCATCAGGGCGCGGAAAAACTGGTCATTCGCGGTGCCGACCGTGGCGCCTGCGTATTGTGGGTAGAGCGGGAAGAAAAGGATCTTCGTACAGCCCTCTGCCACCATATGCGCGACTTTGGATTTCGTGGACGGATTGCCGTAGCGCATACAGAAATCGACCATGACCTGATCGCCATACTGTGCATGGAGCGCGGATTTGATCGCGGCTGTCTGATCTCTGGTGATGGTCATCAACGGGCTTTCATCGGCCTCGTTGTTCCAGATGGTTTTATAGGCCGCACCGGATTTGAAGGGACGAATCGACAGAACGATTCCTTGAAGAATCGGCTGCCATTTCCACCACGGGTAATCGATCACCCGCTTGTCCGAGAGGAATTCGTTCAGATAGCGGCGCATCGACCAGTAATCGGTGTTGTCGGGGGTACCGAGATTGGCCAGAAGCACGCCGATCTTTTCCTTGGGAATGCGCGGATGGTCCTTGCCCGCATGGGCGGGGCAGCTGGCATCTGCGGCAGTCGTATTCAGACGAGTCGGTTTCATGAGTCCCATGGTATTGTCCTGTTTTATGTCTGGGCGTGTCGCAGAAAGTGTCAGTTTTGCGGGAGTTTAAATTCATCCGTCCCAAGCGCATCTGACAGCCGCGCTTTGGCGGAGCCGGGCAGGAGTGGTTTGGGCTGACTTTCGTCAGGGGCCCAGCCGGTGAGATAGACGATGTCAAACGTCGCTTTCAGACGGTCGTCTTCGGAGAAATGTTCACGATAGAGCGATTGGGTCAGCGCAAACAACTCTTTGCGGGACGGGGTCTTTTCCCGTGCGGTCAGGGCATTGCCTTCGCCCATGGCACGCAGGTCCTGAACCAGTTTTGCAAGGTTGGGATAGGTTACATTGCGTGGGCTTTTGTCGGCCACCGGCAGGGCAAATGAGGCCCGTTGCAACAGCCCGCCAAGATCGCGCAGCTCGCCCATGGGCAGAACCCGCGGGGACAGCCCGCCGGTCAGTGCGGTTTCCGCCTGACCCAGGCAGGCGCGCAGTTCATGCAGGGTTTGATCCCCGAAGAAAGCCGCGATCAGCAGCCCGTCGGGTTTGAGGGCCCGGTTGCACTGGATCAGCTGGCCGACGGGATCATTGGCCCAATGCAGAGCCATGGCATGAATCACCAGATCATAGGTGCCTTCTTCAAGGGCCAGAAAGTCATCGTCCGGCACAACTTTGGCATTTGGAAACCATTTTGCCCAAAGCTCAGGAAATCCGGTCACGATGGCCGGATTCGTGAAGGTTTTGTTCACCATGCTGATCCGGTCTTCGATCTCTGCGCGGGCTTCCTCATGCAGGAAAAAATCGCCGCCACTGGCGAGGGCACGTTTGCGGGATCGGGACAATTGGGTCCGGTCAACCAATTGGGGGGCATTGGACATGGTGAGACTTTCTGGCGTTCTGTTATGCGCCAGCGCAATGTAGGATTTCAGGAGGCAAATGCAAAGGCTGGGCCGGCTCATCTACCCCATACATTGCCTGTCCTGCGACAATGTGGTCGAGGCACATGGCCAGCTGTGCCCGCAGTGTTGGGGGCAAACCCCCTTTATTGTCGATCATCCCTGTGAAACCTGCGGCGCTGCCTTGGTCGGCGAGGCTGAATGCGGGGACCTTTGCGACGCCTGTCTGATGCAGCCGCGACCGTGGCGTCAGGGCCGCGCCCTGATGCGCTACGATGGTGGGGCACGCGGATTGGTCTTGGCGCTCAAACATGGCGACAGGCCGGATCTTGCGCCAGCGTTGGGGGCCTGGCTGGCGCAGACCGTGGCGCCGATTGTTACGCCGGACATGCGGGTGGTGCCCGTGCCGCTGCATTGGCGTCGTCTGATGCGGCGCCGATACAATCAGGCGGCGCTTTTGGCCTCTCATGTGGCCAAAGCGCATGGGCTGGTGTCAGTTCTGGATGGGCTTAAACGCTGTCGGGCGACGCGACCCCTCGACGGGGTGAGCGCGCAGGAGCGTCATGACATGCTGAAAGATGCCATCGCGGGCCATCCGAAACGTGCCGCTCAGCTACATGGGCATCCGGTGCTTTTGGTGGATGATGTGATGACCAGCGGCGCGACCCTGACAGCCTGCACACAGGCCTGCCACGCGCTGGGCGCAACTCAGGTGTCGGTTGCGGTACTGGCCCGCGTGGACAGGACCGGCTAAATCCGTATAGTCGCCGCAAGACAAAAGGATTTTCCCATGCAACCCGTCACTCTCTACACAACCCCGATTTGCCCGTTCTGCGTCGCTGCGAAACGTCTTTTGGACAGCAAGGGCGTCAGCTACACCGACATCGATGTGATGGCGTCGCCCGAACGCCGCCAGGAAATGATGCAAAAGGCCCATGGGCGCCATACGGTGCCGCAGATTTTCATTGGCGACACCCATGTTGGTGGTTGCGACGAACTGCATGCACTTGATCGTGCCGGCAAACTCGATCCCCTGTTGGCTGGATAAGCCATGACCACACGCGTCGGCCTCCTGACCCTGAACGTCACGGACGATCCTCAGTCTAATCTGCCGCAGACCTTGGCCCTGATTGCCGAGGCCGCTGCGGCGGGGGCCGGGATCGTCATGACGCCTGAGGTCACGAATTGCGTCTCGACCTCACGCAGCCATCAGGTCGGGGTGCTGTGCTATGAGGCAGAGGATCCGACTCTGGCGGGGCTGCGCGCGGCGGCAAAGACGCATCATATCTGGCTTTTGATCGGCTCATTGGCGTTGAAAACAAGCGATCCGGACGGGCGCTTTGCCAACCGGTCCTTCCTGATTGCCCCGGATGGATCCATTGCGGCGCGCTACGACAAGATCCATATGTTTGATGTCGAGGTCAGTGAAACCGAAACCTACCGTGAATCTGCGGGGTACCGACCCGGCGACCGGGCGGTTGTGGCGGAAACGCCGCTGGGCGCCATTGGCATGACGATTTGCTACGATCTGCGGTTCCCGCATCTGTATCGGGCGCTGGCGCAGTCCGGAGCACGGATTTTGACGGTGCCCTCGGCTTTTTCACCGGTCACGGGGCGCGCGCATTGGGAAAGCCTGTTGCGTGCCCGAGCGATCGAAACCGGGTGTTTCGTCTTTGCCCCGGCCCAGACCGGCGCGCATGTCGAACGGCGGGGTGGTAAGGATCACAAGGTGAACCGGCACACCTATGGGCATTCTCTGGCGGTCGCGCCTTGGGGAGAGGTCCTCTACGATGGCGGGACAGAGCCGGGGATCGGTATCGTAGAAATGGACCTGAGCAAGGTCGAAGAGGCGCGACGCCGCATTCCTTCGCTGTTTCATGACCGACCGTTTGAGGCCCCGAGATGAGCCGAAACGCGAACAACGACTCCCTCTCTGTCGCACTGTTTTCCGAAATCTTCATGGCGGATCAACTGGCGCGCAACCGGCTGACCAAAGCTCTGCCCAGAGGCATGGAGATCAGTCATTTTTCCGTCCTGAACCATCTGGCACGGGCCAATGACGAACGCAGCCCGGCGCAATTGGCGCGGGCGTTTCATGTGACACGCGGCGCCATGACCAACACGCTGAACAAGCTGGAATGGGCAGGACATATCCATATCCGGCCCGACTGGGATGATGCACGCCGCAAATTCGTGTCGATTTCGCCATCCGGGCGCGCGGCGCGTGATGCGGCTCTGGCGGCGATTGCGCCGATCCTGTCAGATGTGGTCGATGCCATCGGTACGGATCGTGTCAAAGCGGCTCTGCCGGTGTTGCGCGAAATGCGGATTCGTCTGGAAGACGAAAACTGACAGCATTCAGGCGGCACTTTGGTTGGCTGGGCGGGTTCCACGATGGCCTGATACGGGGTGCAGCCTTTTAGGGCAAAAAAATCAAGAGCATAGCGTGTCAAACCCCAGCCTTGGTTACGGGACGGGGCCAATTGGTGACAAGTCGGGCGACTTGGTTCACTCGAA containing:
- the hemH gene encoding ferrochelatase, whose translation is MGLMKPTRLNTTAADASCPAHAGKDHPRIPKEKIGVLLANLGTPDNTDYWSMRRYLNEFLSDKRVIDYPWWKWQPILQGIVLSIRPFKSGAAYKTIWNNEADESPLMTITRDQTAAIKSALHAQYGDQVMVDFCMRYGNPSTKSKVAHMVAEGCTKILFFPLYPQYAGATVGTANDQFFRALMEENWQPASRTVAPYFDDPAYIDALADSVQRAYAGSDKTPDILICSYHGLPERYLKEGGDPYHCQCHKTTRLLKERLGWDDSQIMTTFQSKFGPEEWLQPYTVEEVARQAQAGNKSIAVCSPAFSADCIETLEEINEEIRESFEHAGGEDFLYVPCLNDDPKHIDALVGQIQRDLAGWI
- a CDS encoding methyltransferase domain-containing protein, with product MSNAPQLVDRTQLSRSRKRALASGGDFFLHEEARAEIEDRISMVNKTFTNPAIVTGFPELWAKWFPNAKVVPDDDFLALEEGTYDLVIHAMALHWANDPVGQLIQCNRALKPDGLLIAAFFGDQTLHELRACLGQAETALTGGLSPRVLPMGELRDLGGLLQRASFALPVADKSPRNVTYPNLAKLVQDLRAMGEGNALTAREKTPSRKELFALTQSLYREHFSEDDRLKATFDIVYLTGWAPDESQPKPLLPGSAKARLSDALGTDEFKLPQN
- a CDS encoding ComF family protein → MQRLGRLIYPIHCLSCDNVVEAHGQLCPQCWGQTPFIVDHPCETCGAALVGEAECGDLCDACLMQPRPWRQGRALMRYDGGARGLVLALKHGDRPDLAPALGAWLAQTVAPIVTPDMRVVPVPLHWRRLMRRRYNQAALLASHVAKAHGLVSVLDGLKRCRATRPLDGVSAQERHDMLKDAIAGHPKRAAQLHGHPVLLVDDVMTSGATLTACTQACHALGATQVSVAVLARVDRTG
- the grxC gene encoding glutaredoxin 3, with translation MQPVTLYTTPICPFCVAAKRLLDSKGVSYTDIDVMASPERRQEMMQKAHGRHTVPQIFIGDTHVGGCDELHALDRAGKLDPLLAG
- a CDS encoding carbon-nitrogen hydrolase family protein; protein product: MTTRVGLLTLNVTDDPQSNLPQTLALIAEAAAAGAGIVMTPEVTNCVSTSRSHQVGVLCYEAEDPTLAGLRAAAKTHHIWLLIGSLALKTSDPDGRFANRSFLIAPDGSIAARYDKIHMFDVEVSETETYRESAGYRPGDRAVVAETPLGAIGMTICYDLRFPHLYRALAQSGARILTVPSAFSPVTGRAHWESLLRARAIETGCFVFAPAQTGAHVERRGGKDHKVNRHTYGHSLAVAPWGEVLYDGGTEPGIGIVEMDLSKVEEARRRIPSLFHDRPFEAPR
- a CDS encoding MarR family transcriptional regulator — protein: MSRNANNDSLSVALFSEIFMADQLARNRLTKALPRGMEISHFSVLNHLARANDERSPAQLARAFHVTRGAMTNTLNKLEWAGHIHIRPDWDDARRKFVSISPSGRAARDAALAAIAPILSDVVDAIGTDRVKAALPVLREMRIRLEDEN